One part of the Chrysemys picta bellii isolate R12L10 chromosome 14, ASM1138683v2, whole genome shotgun sequence genome encodes these proteins:
- the NUDT7 gene encoding peroxisomal coenzyme A diphosphatase NUDT7 isoform X1, which yields MAALGDAEDERGSRSIKDKAKISLRKYDVGNKFSHLPLAKASVLMPLMVKDGKLYVLFTVRSMKLRRSPGEVCFPGGKSEPTDRDEIATALREAKEEVGLCPEQVEVICRLVPGIDKVGSLVTPVVGFIEDTFQARPNPDEVSDVFLVPLEYFIDPLKYMTLPYKRTDGVASWLHSFVYDDPERKTSLRIWGLTAHFAVFLALVIFEKKPTFDIQYDLDNLISSSEKNFMEQYMSLYEGRSSKL from the exons ATGGCGGCTTTGGGAGACGCTGAGGATGAGCGGGGAAG cagAAGTATAAAAGATAAGGCCAAGATCAGTTTAAGAAAATATGATGTTGGAAACAAATTCTCCCATTTGCCACTAGCCAAAGCATCTGTTCTTATGCCTCTAATGGTTAAAGATGGAAAGCTGTATGTGCTATTTACTGTCAGATCAATGAAG TTGAGAAGATCACCAGGGGAAGTGTGCTTTCCAGGAGGTAAAAGTGAGCCAACAGATAGAGATGAAATAGCCACTGCTCTCCGGGAAGCCAAGGAAGAAGTGGGACTCTGTCCAGAGCAGGTGGAAGTCATCTGTAGGCTTGTACCTGGAATTGATAAA gTAGGGTCGTTGGTAACACCAGTTGTAGGATTTATAGAGGACACATTCCAGGCCAGACCTAATCCAGATGAAGTGAGTGATGTGTTTTTGGTGCCGCTGGAGTACTTTATCGATCCATTAAAGTACATGACCTTGCCTTATAAAAGAACAGATGGTGTTGCAAGTTGGCTGCACAGTTTTGTATATGATGACCCTGAGCGTAAAACATCACTTAGGATATGGGGACTCACTGCGCACTTTGCGGTATTTCTTGCTCTTGTAATTTTTGAAAAGAAACCTACATTTGACATTCAGTATGATCTTGACAACTTAATTTCATCCTCTGAGAAGAATTTCATGGAGCAGTATATGTCGCTATACGAGGGAAGAAGCAGCAAACTATGA
- the NUDT7 gene encoding peroxisomal coenzyme A diphosphatase NUDT7 isoform X2 yields the protein MAALGDAEDERGRSIKDKAKISLRKYDVGNKFSHLPLAKASVLMPLMVKDGKLYVLFTVRSMKLRRSPGEVCFPGGKSEPTDRDEIATALREAKEEVGLCPEQVEVICRLVPGIDKVGSLVTPVVGFIEDTFQARPNPDEVSDVFLVPLEYFIDPLKYMTLPYKRTDGVASWLHSFVYDDPERKTSLRIWGLTAHFAVFLALVIFEKKPTFDIQYDLDNLISSSEKNFMEQYMSLYEGRSSKL from the exons ATGGCGGCTTTGGGAGACGCTGAGGATGAGCGGGGAAG AAGTATAAAAGATAAGGCCAAGATCAGTTTAAGAAAATATGATGTTGGAAACAAATTCTCCCATTTGCCACTAGCCAAAGCATCTGTTCTTATGCCTCTAATGGTTAAAGATGGAAAGCTGTATGTGCTATTTACTGTCAGATCAATGAAG TTGAGAAGATCACCAGGGGAAGTGTGCTTTCCAGGAGGTAAAAGTGAGCCAACAGATAGAGATGAAATAGCCACTGCTCTCCGGGAAGCCAAGGAAGAAGTGGGACTCTGTCCAGAGCAGGTGGAAGTCATCTGTAGGCTTGTACCTGGAATTGATAAA gTAGGGTCGTTGGTAACACCAGTTGTAGGATTTATAGAGGACACATTCCAGGCCAGACCTAATCCAGATGAAGTGAGTGATGTGTTTTTGGTGCCGCTGGAGTACTTTATCGATCCATTAAAGTACATGACCTTGCCTTATAAAAGAACAGATGGTGTTGCAAGTTGGCTGCACAGTTTTGTATATGATGACCCTGAGCGTAAAACATCACTTAGGATATGGGGACTCACTGCGCACTTTGCGGTATTTCTTGCTCTTGTAATTTTTGAAAAGAAACCTACATTTGACATTCAGTATGATCTTGACAACTTAATTTCATCCTCTGAGAAGAATTTCATGGAGCAGTATATGTCGCTATACGAGGGAAGAAGCAGCAAACTATGA
- the NUDT7 gene encoding peroxisomal coenzyme A diphosphatase NUDT7 isoform X4, with translation MGLSVWQNRLLFQSCTFKIFLCRSIKDKAKISLRKYDVGNKFSHLPLAKASVLMPLMVKDGKLYVLFTVRSMKLRRSPGEVCFPGGKSEPTDRDEIATALREAKEEVGLCPEQVEVICRLVPGIDKVGSLVTPVVGFIEDTFQARPNPDEVSDVFLVPLEYFIDPLKYMTLPYKRTDGVASWLHSFVYDDPERKTSLRIWGLTAHFAVFLALVIFEKKPTFDIQYDLDNLISSSEKNFMEQYMSLYEGRSSKL, from the exons ATGGGGCTGTCAGTGTGGCAGAACAGACTCCTCTTCCAGTCATGCACCTTTAAGATTTTTCTTTG cagAAGTATAAAAGATAAGGCCAAGATCAGTTTAAGAAAATATGATGTTGGAAACAAATTCTCCCATTTGCCACTAGCCAAAGCATCTGTTCTTATGCCTCTAATGGTTAAAGATGGAAAGCTGTATGTGCTATTTACTGTCAGATCAATGAAG TTGAGAAGATCACCAGGGGAAGTGTGCTTTCCAGGAGGTAAAAGTGAGCCAACAGATAGAGATGAAATAGCCACTGCTCTCCGGGAAGCCAAGGAAGAAGTGGGACTCTGTCCAGAGCAGGTGGAAGTCATCTGTAGGCTTGTACCTGGAATTGATAAA gTAGGGTCGTTGGTAACACCAGTTGTAGGATTTATAGAGGACACATTCCAGGCCAGACCTAATCCAGATGAAGTGAGTGATGTGTTTTTGGTGCCGCTGGAGTACTTTATCGATCCATTAAAGTACATGACCTTGCCTTATAAAAGAACAGATGGTGTTGCAAGTTGGCTGCACAGTTTTGTATATGATGACCCTGAGCGTAAAACATCACTTAGGATATGGGGACTCACTGCGCACTTTGCGGTATTTCTTGCTCTTGTAATTTTTGAAAAGAAACCTACATTTGACATTCAGTATGATCTTGACAACTTAATTTCATCCTCTGAGAAGAATTTCATGGAGCAGTATATGTCGCTATACGAGGGAAGAAGCAGCAAACTATGA
- the NUDT7 gene encoding peroxisomal coenzyme A diphosphatase NUDT7 isoform X3 encodes MPLMVKDGKLYVLFTVRSMKLRRSPGEVCFPGGKSEPTDRDEIATALREAKEEVGLCPEQVEVICRLVPGIDKVGSLVTPVVGFIEDTFQARPNPDEVSDVFLVPLEYFIDPLKYMTLPYKRTDGVASWLHSFVYDDPERKTSLRIWGLTAHFAVFLALVIFEKKPTFDIQYDLDNLISSSEKNFMEQYMSLYEGRSSKL; translated from the exons ATGCCTCTAATGGTTAAAGATGGAAAGCTGTATGTGCTATTTACTGTCAGATCAATGAAG TTGAGAAGATCACCAGGGGAAGTGTGCTTTCCAGGAGGTAAAAGTGAGCCAACAGATAGAGATGAAATAGCCACTGCTCTCCGGGAAGCCAAGGAAGAAGTGGGACTCTGTCCAGAGCAGGTGGAAGTCATCTGTAGGCTTGTACCTGGAATTGATAAA gTAGGGTCGTTGGTAACACCAGTTGTAGGATTTATAGAGGACACATTCCAGGCCAGACCTAATCCAGATGAAGTGAGTGATGTGTTTTTGGTGCCGCTGGAGTACTTTATCGATCCATTAAAGTACATGACCTTGCCTTATAAAAGAACAGATGGTGTTGCAAGTTGGCTGCACAGTTTTGTATATGATGACCCTGAGCGTAAAACATCACTTAGGATATGGGGACTCACTGCGCACTTTGCGGTATTTCTTGCTCTTGTAATTTTTGAAAAGAAACCTACATTTGACATTCAGTATGATCTTGACAACTTAATTTCATCCTCTGAGAAGAATTTCATGGAGCAGTATATGTCGCTATACGAGGGAAGAAGCAGCAAACTATGA